The window ACCAGCCGACCTAATTGTAAATAAGCTGGCCGAAAAGGGCATTAAATGTAATAGTACCGATAAACATCGTATCCGTTTTGTATTGCATTTAGATGTACATCCGGAGCAGGTGGAGTATACGGTTGGGGTGCTGAAGAATTTATAAGCCCTCTCTAATCTCCCCCGGAAGGGGGAGACTTTAAGTGAAGCCCTCCCTTCCGGGGAGGGTTTGGGTGGGGCTATTATTTCCCTAACAACCCATCCAACGTTACCGAAGCATAATATAACGCGCCGATAGTTGGCCCGCCGGCGTATTGGATATAGCGCTTGTTAATCAGATCGGTACCACCAACTTTAAAGGTGGCGTTGTATTGAGGTACTTTAAAACTAACCTGGGCATCAATATTGTGTATTGCAGGGACTTTACCCGTTACCAGCGGACTTTCCCATAAGTAAGCCTGTTGCCATTTGTATACAATATTAAAGCCCACATTCTTTACTATTTCCCGGTTACCGACTGACAGGTTGCCCGACCACTCGGGTGTATTAAAGCCGGTTACAAATATGTCGCTGGTAGCTTGCGCCTGCATTTTATTGAAACTGGCATTGCCCGATACGGTGTAGCGCTTATAAAAATTATAAGTTATCCCTGCCGATGAACCATAGTTATTATAAGTGTTCTTCGCGTTAGTATATACACGGTAACGGCTTTGCCCCTGGCTGGCGGCGTTGTTAGCGGTAGCGGTTGTAGGGTCGCGGTTTATATCCAGCATAGCTAATACCGCCGCGTCTGTGCCTACTGTCGCGCCATTTGGTACAAATACCTGTACCTGGCCTAAAAAGCCGCTGTAGCGATTGGTATAAGCATCTATATCAATAAATACTTTATTATCCAGGATGGTTCCCTTGTAGCCTACCTCGAAAGATGTGATCTGCTCAGGCCGTGCTTTGGGCAGGTCGGCTACCTGTAACAAATTACGATTGGCCAATGCTGCTGCATCTGTACCGCTGGCCCCGCCTGGCGCTGCATTTACCGCCGCGTTAAAAGTTGCTACCGATGCCTGGGTATAGCTGTTACCTAAATAGCCCAATCCATCATTAATAAATGGCAAACTACCTACGCGTTTCACACGGCCGTTGTTTACATACGATAAAGCTTCAAACAGTGCCGGGAAACGGTAACCATTTTGGAAAGTGAACCTGAAATTGTGATTTTCGGTAGGGGAGTACACTGCTGCTAAACGTGGGGTGAATTTAGGGTCGTAATATGGATTGTAATCGCCACGCAATGAACCAAATAGTTTCAGTTTCTCATCAAAGAACGTTTTGGTAACCTGCGCGAAGCCGCCAAATTTTTTATAGTAAACGTCTTTGCCAAAACTGCCATCGGCCAGCGGGGTGTTTCTATCGGTTATTGGCCGGCTGAAATCTACAAAGTTATTACCATCGGGGATGATCTGGTAAATGCGGGTGTCGGCGCCAACCAGCAAATCAAATAGCTTAACCTTGCCGGTTAAATCCCATTGTGCCTCTGCATTATACATATGGCTTTTTTGTACCAGCGCTGCACCCCCGGTAACCGGTGCATTGGGGATGAGGCTGGATTTAATATCCCAGTTATTGATACCAATAATTGTTTTCTTTAATTCGTTAAAAGCGGCAGTGCCTGGCTCCACACGCCCGGCATCGGCCGCGGCACGGGCTGCATTGTTGGCTGCGGCAAAATTTGCCGATGTTAGTCCGCCGTTTGCATTAGCATAGGCCGTAAGCGCGTTTTTGTACAAGGTGCCCCAGACTGAATTGCTGGCATGGTTCAAATCAAGGTTATCGGCTAACGGCTTCACATTATAGCTATTACCCGTGTTTTCTATCGATTCATAAGCCCGCACCAGGAAATCCTTTCCTTTTAATTCTAATTTATGGTTTTGCACGGTAGCCCCATTTAACGCTATTTTATTACCCCGTTGGAAAACACCATCCATTTGCCCGTAACGGTAGGTATAGGATAGCTGCGTTGTAGGGTTCAACTTATAAGCAAACGTACCATCGAATTTAAGGTTGGCAACATTAGGGTCAACCAAATCAACCTCGTTATAACCTGTACGCGCAACTGTTAAATTTGGCCTGGCTACACCATTTACAGTAATGCCCTTTATCACCACGGTATTACTCCCGGCAAGCGCATCATCGCCATATTTATTCCAGCCATCGTAAGCGGCGTTACTGGCGCCAATCAACTCAGGATAGCCTGGATTTGCGGTTTTTAGGTTAGATGGATTCTGATCAGCAATGGTGATCGATTGCCAATCCTGTCCCTGCATATAGCTAAAATTCAGCTTAAAAGCGAACTTATCATTAAAGGCTTTAGCATAACGTAGGGCATCTTCAGTTAAAACACTCGGCCTGATGCCAATGCCATCCACATGGTTTACCCCTGTACGATGATAAAAGCTTAATCCCTGGTAACGAAACGGATCTTTGGTGATCAGGTTCGACAGTCCGTTCAAGGCATTGGTGCCATATAAAGCGGCTGCCGCGCCAGGTGTTAGTTCAATACTGGCAATATCCAGTTCGGTAGGACCTATGGCATTACCCAGTGGGACGCCCAAGGTAGCTGATTGCATATCCACCCCGTCTGTTAATTGCATA of the Mucilaginibacter boryungensis genome contains:
- a CDS encoding TonB-dependent receptor yields the protein MKPFSNNFKIALLLFALFPLTGLAQLNGSYILSGKVNDDKGQPLIGATVGIKGTTNGTATDTSGKFTLTTNVKLPYTLVFTAVGYQPQEFLIKNAGDALNIKLTTQSLLINEVVVTASRREEKLLKSPVAIEKLDIRALKQSPGPGFYDALENVKGVQMTTTSLTLKVPNTRGFNSPNNFRFMQLTDGVDMQSATLGVPLGNAIGPTELDIASIELTPGAAAALYGTNALNGLSNLITKDPFRYQGLSFYHRTGVNHVDGIGIRPSVLTEDALRYAKAFNDKFAFKLNFSYMQGQDWQSITIADQNPSNLKTANPGYPELIGASNAAYDGWNKYGDDALAGSNTVVIKGITVNGVARPNLTVARTGYNEVDLVDPNVANLKFDGTFAYKLNPTTQLSYTYRYGQMDGVFQRGNKIALNGATVQNHKLELKGKDFLVRAYESIENTGNSYNVKPLADNLDLNHASNSVWGTLYKNALTAYANANGGLTSANFAAANNAARAAADAGRVEPGTAAFNELKKTIIGINNWDIKSSLIPNAPVTGGAALVQKSHMYNAEAQWDLTGKVKLFDLLVGADTRIYQIIPDGNNFVDFSRPITDRNTPLADGSFGKDVYYKKFGGFAQVTKTFFDEKLKLFGSLRGDYNPYYDPKFTPRLAAVYSPTENHNFRFTFQNGYRFPALFEALSYVNNGRVKRVGSLPFINDGLGYLGNSYTQASVATFNAAVNAAPGGASGTDAAALANRNLLQVADLPKARPEQITSFEVGYKGTILDNKVFIDIDAYTNRYSGFLGQVQVFVPNGATVGTDAAVLAMLDINRDPTTATANNAASQGQSRYRVYTNAKNTYNNYGSSAGITYNFYKRYTVSGNASFNKMQAQATSDIFVTGFNTPEWSGNLSVGNREIVKNVGFNIVYKWQQAYLWESPLVTGKVPAIHNIDAQVSFKVPQYNATFKVGGTDLINKRYIQYAGGPTIGALYYASVTLDGLLGK